A genomic region of Candidatus Eremiobacterota bacterium contains the following coding sequences:
- a CDS encoding FAD-binding protein gives MHVREGERRIESIAGDVRKALGDAALQAQFALIVGAKNAIVSESQLRTYECDGLLGYRVRPQIVVLPGSTEEVAACVKLARELNLPVVPRGAGTGLSGGSLPSEGSVVIGLSRMKKILEVDLPNRVARVQPGVINLDITRALEGDGWYYAPDPSSQSVCTIGGNVAENSGGAHCLKYGFTVNHVLGLTLVLPDGEVVQLGSRAGEPDALGYDLVGVVVGSEGMTGIVTEVLVRVLRTAARTQTLFATFPSTDEAGDAVSRIIGAGIVPAAIEMCDQLAIEAIVKATGVDWPLDVGALLLMDVDGVDAEVEETAARAYDHLRAAGALVIRAPRDEAERALAWKGRKSAFAAMGRISPNYHVQDGVIPRKDIAPVLREIAALGANAGLRIANVFHAGDGNLHPLVLYDGRIPGQEQIAELVAGEILRVCLRYGGSVTGEHGVGHDKACYLGEQFNADDLETMQMVRAAFDPERRFNPEKVFPTPRLCGDKPGAYVAHPAEVSGEAGRG, from the coding sequence ATGCACGTCCGCGAAGGAGAACGCCGCATCGAGAGCATTGCCGGCGACGTTCGCAAAGCGCTCGGCGACGCGGCGCTGCAAGCGCAGTTCGCGCTGATTGTCGGCGCGAAGAACGCGATCGTCTCGGAGAGCCAGCTGCGGACGTACGAGTGCGACGGGCTGCTCGGCTATCGGGTGCGCCCGCAGATCGTCGTGCTCCCCGGTTCGACCGAAGAGGTCGCGGCTTGCGTGAAGCTCGCCCGCGAGCTGAACCTGCCGGTCGTTCCGCGCGGCGCCGGCACCGGACTCTCGGGCGGCTCGCTGCCGAGCGAAGGCTCGGTCGTGATCGGCTTGTCGCGGATGAAGAAGATCCTCGAGGTCGACCTGCCGAACCGCGTTGCGCGCGTGCAGCCCGGCGTGATCAACCTCGACATCACCCGCGCGCTCGAGGGCGACGGTTGGTACTACGCTCCCGACCCGAGCTCGCAGAGCGTCTGCACGATCGGCGGCAACGTCGCGGAGAACTCCGGCGGCGCGCACTGCTTGAAGTACGGCTTCACGGTGAACCACGTGCTCGGCCTGACGCTGGTGCTGCCGGACGGCGAGGTCGTGCAGCTCGGCTCGCGCGCCGGCGAGCCGGACGCGCTCGGGTACGACTTGGTCGGCGTCGTCGTCGGCAGCGAAGGGATGACCGGGATCGTCACCGAGGTGCTCGTGCGCGTGCTGCGCACCGCCGCGCGCACGCAGACGCTGTTCGCAACGTTCCCGTCGACCGACGAAGCCGGCGACGCGGTCTCGCGGATCATCGGCGCCGGAATCGTTCCGGCGGCGATCGAGATGTGCGATCAGCTCGCGATCGAAGCGATCGTCAAGGCGACCGGCGTCGACTGGCCGCTCGACGTCGGCGCGCTGCTGCTGATGGACGTCGACGGCGTCGACGCCGAAGTCGAAGAGACCGCCGCGCGCGCGTACGATCACCTGCGCGCGGCTGGGGCGCTGGTGATCCGAGCCCCGCGCGACGAAGCGGAGCGCGCGCTGGCGTGGAAAGGCCGCAAGTCCGCGTTCGCGGCGATGGGCCGCATCTCGCCGAACTACCACGTACAGGACGGCGTCATCCCGCGCAAGGACATCGCGCCTGTGCTGCGCGAGATCGCCGCGCTCGGCGCGAATGCAGGCCTGCGCATTGCAAACGTCTTCCACGCCGGTGACGGCAACTTGCACCCGCTGGTGCTGTACGACGGACGGATTCCGGGCCAGGAGCAGATCGCCGAGCTGGTCGCGGGCGAGATTTTGCGCGTCTGCCTGCGCTACGGCGGCTCGGTGACCGGCGAGCACGGCGTCGGCCACGACAAGGCGTGCTACCTCGGCGAGCAGTTCAACGCCGACGACCTCGAGACGATGCAGATGGTCCGCGCCGCATTCGATCCCGAACGGCGCTTCAACCCGGAGAAGGTGTTTCCGACGCCGCGGCTGTGCGGCGACAAGCCGGGCGCGTACGTGGCGCACCCGGCCGAAGTCAGCGGCGAAGCCGGGCGCGGCTGA